Proteins co-encoded in one Spirosoma endbachense genomic window:
- a CDS encoding TonB-dependent receptor family protein, with translation MTQRSFPYTKKHFRRSVTGFVLYLVLGQYAPVAIGQLKTDTDSIRTHTLNQITVKGVRPTVVESLPEVHNTYLMGGKRSEVIRLSDIDVNVAEKNPRQVFARIPGVFIYDMDGTGNQINIATRGLDPHRSWENNIRQNGIITNSDMYGYPASHYSPPMESIDRIEFVRGMGSLQYGAQFGGMLNYVTKGADTSRRFSFQTLNSVGTYGLLSTYNAIGGRVGKWTYYAYYYRRHSNGYRENSKSDAEAQLGRLHFQATKRLGLTAELGRSTYTYQIPGPLTDAMFAQDPRQSTRSRNYFNPDIYVPSLKLAWQISDRTSLLWTTSAVLGARNSVQIDAFATIPDTVNRMTGQYRPRQVDVDHFNSYTTEARILHQYKLGSVGGALAAGVQLMRTDLHRQQLGVGSTGSDFDLSLSTPFKRDLHYRTKNIAFFAENNLNLTDRLTISPGIRIESGTTEMRGTITYYDPANLPTNISHHFALLGVNANYKLTDEVKLYGGWSQAYRPVVFKDIIPASTYEQIDKNLKDAYGYNAELGIEGRWQGVHINLTLFDLLYRNRLGTLLLTNPDGTNYIFRTNIGDSRSTGIEALLESQLIRTDKVLISGFTSTAVNHARYINGQVSTGSENRSVKGNQVESAPRWTTRNGLTARYGTASLTLQYSYVSQTFSDPLNTTVASANGAIGPVSAYSLWDLNGTWHIGRQLTLRGSVNNLLNRQYFTKRPTFYPGPGVWPSDGRSAVLTVGLTF, from the coding sequence ATGACACAACGTTCCTTCCCCTATACAAAAAAACATTTCAGACGATCGGTAACCGGTTTCGTACTTTATCTTGTACTTGGGCAGTATGCGCCTGTAGCTATTGGTCAGCTAAAGACAGATACCGACTCAATACGAACGCATACGCTCAATCAAATTACGGTTAAAGGCGTACGACCGACCGTTGTTGAATCATTACCCGAGGTGCACAATACCTACCTGATGGGCGGTAAACGCAGTGAGGTTATTCGGCTGTCTGACATTGACGTCAATGTCGCCGAAAAGAATCCGCGACAGGTGTTTGCCCGAATTCCCGGTGTGTTCATTTACGACATGGACGGCACCGGTAACCAGATAAATATTGCTACACGCGGTCTGGACCCACACCGATCGTGGGAAAATAATATTCGCCAGAATGGCATCATTACCAACTCCGATATGTATGGCTATCCGGCTAGCCATTACTCACCTCCGATGGAAAGTATTGATCGGATTGAGTTTGTGCGAGGAATGGGTTCGCTACAATACGGTGCGCAATTTGGCGGTATGCTTAATTACGTAACTAAAGGCGCCGATACCTCGCGTCGATTCAGTTTCCAGACGCTCAATTCTGTTGGGACATACGGCCTGTTGAGTACCTATAATGCCATTGGTGGTCGAGTTGGCAAGTGGACATACTATGCCTATTATTACCGACGGCATTCGAATGGATATCGGGAAAATAGTAAATCGGATGCCGAAGCTCAACTGGGGCGGCTGCACTTTCAGGCAACGAAGCGCCTGGGGCTAACTGCAGAACTAGGCCGCTCAACGTATACCTACCAGATTCCCGGTCCGCTCACCGATGCCATGTTTGCACAGGACCCGCGCCAGTCGACCCGGAGTCGAAACTATTTTAATCCGGATATTTATGTTCCATCGCTGAAACTGGCCTGGCAAATCTCCGATCGGACCAGTTTGCTCTGGACAACATCGGCCGTACTGGGGGCTCGAAACAGTGTTCAGATTGACGCCTTTGCAACAATACCTGACACCGTTAATCGAATGACCGGCCAATATCGGCCCCGGCAGGTGGATGTCGACCATTTCAATAGTTATACAACAGAAGCCCGGATACTACATCAATACAAATTGGGCTCCGTTGGCGGAGCTTTAGCCGCTGGTGTCCAGTTAATGCGAACAGACCTGCACCGGCAGCAGCTTGGCGTAGGCTCAACGGGTAGTGATTTTGATCTCTCCCTGAGTACTCCATTTAAGCGAGACCTGCATTATCGAACGAAAAACATCGCCTTTTTTGCCGAAAATAACCTCAACCTTACAGATCGTCTGACCATTTCGCCCGGCATTCGGATTGAAAGCGGAACGACCGAAATGCGTGGAACTATTACCTATTATGACCCCGCTAATCTCCCAACAAATATTAGCCATCATTTTGCCTTGTTGGGTGTCAATGCGAACTATAAACTTACGGATGAAGTGAAACTATACGGCGGCTGGTCGCAGGCGTACCGCCCCGTGGTTTTCAAGGATATTATTCCAGCCTCGACCTATGAACAGATCGATAAGAATCTGAAAGATGCGTATGGGTATAACGCCGAACTAGGCATTGAGGGACGCTGGCAGGGCGTACACATAAATCTGACACTCTTTGACCTTTTATACCGTAATCGGCTGGGTACTTTGCTACTGACGAATCCGGACGGAACGAACTATATTTTTCGGACAAACATTGGCGACAGCCGAAGTACGGGTATCGAGGCTCTGCTTGAATCGCAGTTGATTCGTACCGACAAAGTCCTGATCAGTGGATTTACATCAACCGCGGTTAACCATGCACGGTATATCAATGGTCAGGTATCGACTGGAAGCGAAAATCGGTCAGTGAAGGGCAATCAGGTTGAATCGGCTCCCCGCTGGACAACCCGAAATGGATTGACGGCCCGGTATGGAACCGCCAGCCTGACACTTCAGTACAGTTACGTTAGCCAAACATTCTCCGATCCACTGAACACAACCGTAGCGTCGGCTAATGGGGCAATTGGACCCGTGTCTGCCTATAGCCTATGGGACCTGAATGGAACCTGGCACATTGGCCGCCAATTGACCCTGCGGGGGAGTGTCAATAACCTGCTCAACAGACAATATTTTACCAAGCGTCCGACATTTTACCCAGGGCCGGGTGTCTGGCCTTCCGATGGACGTAGTGCGGTGCTAACAGTCGGGCTGACTTTTTGA
- a CDS encoding SusC/RagA family TonB-linked outer membrane protein, giving the protein MRRNLLLSLLLVCSTWAFCWAQERKITGKVSSAEDGTTLPGVSVVVKGTTVGAVTDGSGTYSIAAPAKGALVFSFIGMASKEVEIGANSVIDVKLATDTKQLAEIVVTGVGVATDKRKIAISVESVSGKDLPQTPSASVDQALIGKIPGAQITSRSGTPGADVNILLRGINTINRGTQPMILIDGIQMGATSLQTIDLNSIERVEVVQGAAAATIYGAQGANGVIQLFTKKGKNGVLNIDFSSSIAENTYLNVGGLSKAKFHAFATDASNNIIGSSGKPIVYDALNGIYSENVQYNSTDPTVTNSKPYNANLLYHDHFDYFFKPAQTVNNSVSISGGSQKADFGLSASNSHQESNIINNGYWDRSNLSANIGMQLAKGLTLRSITQLAYTKSTLKTSDRTILFSLLNAYPLADFDLTTTDGSIPYNMNQTIGINASNPSYRQAYTRNNDNKVDIIQNLNLNYKFPKYVDLDLKYGLNFQTQNRDLEYMNQANNANNKYWLTQGSTNYISNYNTTNTGDLTKYVNSKVFQNFLATATASFDFKEDFHLNVPIKSTTQALFDWRNSQVKEYTSAGIGLPAAYSPYNAANTTSWRVYRDYSEPFITYGYLLNQRFEYGEFAGISGGFRSDYSSAFGQGSKPFTFPRGDAYLRLSALKFWQNSSVNSFLPELKLRAAYGQAGIQPQPFDRYVTITPTTVGNTTAFYYANQQSNPALGVEVSEELEIGTDMVFSLFKGSSWLNAIALSATYWDRKTKDAIYQVDVAPSVGLGKLTDNAFTLGSNGLQMSLNSTVYHSSNLKWNTTINFGKQSSKIIAVRGDAPIIVTSNAGSTNYVLKAGEKIGQLYGYKTIGTVDAKDPNGNFFIPQAEQEAYTVASNGFVVNKATKQPYFTADKYSFGDPNPKFNMSFINDLTFKNFLTFGVQLDWVNGSHLYNQTKEWMYRDGIHSDYANPFTIDGQTGAWTAFYRGVYAQRTANGTKDYFYEDASFLRLRNISVGVDLAKVFNIPAVKRLQLVLSGRNLWTLTKYTGFDPEISSGTSNSAWDRGTDHSTMPNFKSYQASLNFGF; this is encoded by the coding sequence ATGAGAAGAAATTTACTGTTGAGCCTCCTGCTGGTGTGCTCAACCTGGGCTTTTTGTTGGGCGCAGGAACGGAAAATTACGGGAAAGGTATCTTCAGCTGAAGATGGAACCACGCTTCCCGGTGTGTCGGTGGTCGTAAAAGGGACCACGGTTGGAGCTGTCACGGATGGCAGTGGTACCTACTCGATAGCGGCCCCTGCAAAAGGTGCGTTGGTGTTCTCCTTCATTGGCATGGCGTCCAAAGAAGTTGAGATAGGAGCGAACTCAGTCATTGATGTCAAATTAGCAACGGATACCAAACAACTTGCCGAAATTGTCGTAACAGGGGTCGGGGTTGCTACCGACAAACGGAAAATTGCCATATCGGTTGAATCCGTTAGTGGAAAAGATTTACCACAAACGCCTTCTGCTTCTGTAGATCAAGCCCTGATCGGTAAAATTCCGGGTGCTCAGATCACCAGCCGGAGCGGTACACCGGGCGCTGACGTAAACATTCTGTTGCGCGGAATCAACACCATCAACCGGGGAACGCAACCCATGATTCTGATTGATGGTATCCAAATGGGAGCGACCAGCCTGCAAACGATTGATTTGAACTCAATCGAGCGGGTTGAGGTAGTACAGGGCGCAGCAGCAGCTACTATTTATGGAGCGCAGGGCGCAAACGGTGTAATTCAACTGTTTACCAAAAAAGGTAAAAACGGCGTGTTGAATATCGATTTCTCGTCCAGCATTGCAGAAAATACATACTTGAATGTAGGCGGTTTAAGCAAAGCGAAATTCCATGCTTTTGCCACCGATGCCAGCAATAATATCATTGGATCGTCGGGTAAGCCAATCGTATATGATGCTCTCAATGGCATCTATTCGGAGAACGTACAGTATAATTCTACTGACCCGACCGTTACGAACAGCAAGCCTTACAACGCGAATCTGCTATACCACGATCACTTCGATTATTTCTTCAAACCAGCCCAAACAGTTAATAACAGTGTTTCCATTTCGGGTGGAAGTCAGAAAGCCGATTTTGGCCTGTCTGCTTCCAATAGCCATCAGGAAAGTAACATTATTAACAATGGGTATTGGGATCGGAGCAACCTATCGGCCAACATTGGGATGCAGCTGGCCAAAGGGCTTACCCTTCGTTCGATCACGCAGTTAGCTTACACCAAAAGCACACTGAAAACCAGTGACCGGACCATTCTGTTCAGCTTGTTGAATGCGTATCCATTGGCTGATTTTGATCTGACAACCACGGATGGTTCTATTCCTTATAACATGAACCAGACCATTGGTATCAATGCGTCGAACCCATCGTATCGGCAGGCATACACCCGGAACAATGACAATAAGGTTGACATCATTCAGAACCTGAACCTTAATTATAAGTTTCCGAAGTATGTTGATTTAGACCTGAAATACGGGTTGAATTTCCAGACGCAGAACCGTGATCTGGAATACATGAACCAGGCAAACAATGCCAATAACAAATATTGGTTAACGCAGGGATCAACCAACTATATCTCGAACTACAACACAACGAATACGGGTGATCTCACAAAGTATGTGAACAGTAAAGTGTTCCAGAATTTCCTGGCAACGGCTACGGCTTCTTTTGACTTTAAAGAAGATTTTCACCTGAATGTCCCGATCAAATCGACCACCCAGGCATTGTTCGACTGGCGTAACAGTCAGGTAAAAGAATATACCAGTGCGGGCATTGGTTTACCGGCTGCCTATTCGCCCTACAATGCCGCAAATACCACATCGTGGCGGGTCTATCGCGATTACTCGGAGCCATTTATTACCTATGGCTATTTATTGAATCAGCGGTTCGAATATGGTGAGTTTGCCGGGATTTCGGGTGGTTTCCGGAGTGATTATTCATCGGCCTTTGGTCAGGGCTCCAAGCCATTTACCTTCCCGCGTGGCGATGCTTACCTGCGTTTATCGGCGCTGAAGTTCTGGCAAAATAGTTCTGTAAACAGCTTCCTGCCAGAATTGAAACTGCGGGCAGCCTATGGTCAGGCGGGTATCCAGCCTCAGCCTTTCGACCGTTACGTAACCATTACGCCAACAACGGTAGGGAACACAACGGCATTTTATTACGCCAATCAGCAGAGTAACCCGGCATTGGGCGTAGAGGTATCGGAAGAGTTGGAAATTGGAACCGACATGGTATTTAGCTTATTTAAAGGCAGCAGCTGGTTAAATGCCATTGCGCTATCAGCTACCTACTGGGATCGGAAAACAAAAGATGCTATCTACCAGGTTGACGTGGCTCCTTCTGTCGGACTGGGGAAACTGACCGATAATGCCTTTACCTTAGGTTCGAATGGGCTTCAGATGTCGTTAAATTCGACTGTTTACCATAGCTCTAATCTGAAATGGAATACGACGATCAATTTCGGTAAACAATCCTCCAAAATAATCGCCGTCCGGGGCGATGCTCCGATTATTGTTACATCGAATGCAGGTAGCACCAACTATGTCCTGAAAGCGGGCGAGAAAATCGGGCAGTTGTATGGCTACAAAACCATAGGTACTGTCGATGCGAAAGACCCCAACGGCAACTTCTTCATTCCACAGGCCGAACAGGAAGCTTATACGGTTGCCAGTAACGGGTTTGTTGTCAATAAAGCAACGAAACAGCCCTATTTCACGGCAGATAAATACAGTTTCGGTGATCCAAACCCGAAATTCAACATGTCGTTTATCAATGATCTGACCTTCAAGAACTTCCTTACTTTTGGTGTTCAGCTTGATTGGGTAAACGGTAGCCACCTGTACAATCAGACGAAAGAATGGATGTACAGAGATGGTATCCACAGCGATTATGCTAACCCCTTCACCATCGATGGGCAAACCGGTGCCTGGACGGCTTTCTACCGGGGTGTTTATGCACAGCGTACAGCCAACGGCACCAAAGATTATTTCTATGAAGATGCGTCGTTCCTGCGTCTGAGAAACATTTCTGTAGGTGTTGATCTGGCTAAAGTATTTAACATTCCGGCTGTTAAACGACTCCAGCTTGTTTTATCGGGACGTAATCTCTGGACGCTTACCAAGTACACGGGCTTTGATCCGGAAATCAGCTCAGGAACGTCGAACTCTGCCTGGGACAGAGGAACTGACCACAGCACGATGCCAAACTTTAAGTCGTACCAGGCTTCGTTGAACTTCGGATTTTAA
- a CDS encoding RagB/SusD family nutrient uptake outer membrane protein: MNKLKILALTLAFSGFMASCKEQLDVKNPNQPSSPALKTETGLIAFGEGFYVTGFRDVKYYDGVPGYFWSGAIGNHELMGDVIGTDIANVFINQIGAPNQITLDDGTILLNPNSPNKQIDFIRITANVNSTGFQNSIYYEWAYMYNMNNAANTLLANIDATTFSGEADTKKGILKAWAYWWKGYAYSRIGSIYYAGIINDKANGEALNGTNGNYVAKEAMIAEANKNFDAAATILSGLTASADYTATMTGLIPNFNRVGKGGILTPAMWVRNINTMKARNILVNTRVNAMTAAQWAEILTLTNNGVQASDLVFTGRSNAAGDFLSPTAGTVSGKTTGANNTYKISERLIQDFKTGDLRLSNNFQQRASAYIGETSRGNAFFTRWNLVNRGASGSEGLASVISYSNTNAGGYELFLASSYEENQLMKAEALIYTSKIEEGLALIDEVRKAQGAGLAVVTGKNLTLDAAKEELRRERRIGLLFRALSFYDARRWGLLETGRKGAVALSRTGVVSTNATITYGYLDYWDVPDNEIVYNPPTSGSAPTKNPKTN, from the coding sequence ATGAACAAGTTAAAGATACTTGCCTTAACACTGGCTTTCTCCGGGTTTATGGCATCTTGTAAAGAACAACTGGACGTTAAGAACCCCAACCAGCCTTCGTCACCGGCCTTAAAAACCGAGACTGGTCTGATTGCCTTCGGCGAAGGGTTTTACGTGACCGGTTTTAGAGATGTAAAATATTACGATGGCGTGCCAGGGTATTTCTGGTCGGGAGCCATTGGTAATCATGAGTTAATGGGCGACGTCATCGGGACCGACATTGCTAACGTCTTTATTAACCAGATTGGTGCGCCAAACCAGATTACGCTCGATGACGGTACGATTTTGCTGAATCCGAACTCGCCCAATAAGCAGATCGATTTTATCCGGATTACAGCCAACGTCAACTCGACGGGTTTTCAGAACTCGATCTACTACGAATGGGCCTACATGTATAACATGAACAATGCCGCTAATACATTGTTAGCTAACATTGATGCGACTACGTTTTCGGGCGAAGCGGATACGAAAAAAGGCATTCTGAAAGCCTGGGCATACTGGTGGAAAGGCTACGCGTATTCCCGGATCGGTTCCATCTATTATGCCGGTATTATTAACGATAAGGCAAATGGGGAAGCCCTGAATGGTACAAACGGTAATTATGTGGCCAAAGAAGCCATGATTGCCGAAGCCAATAAAAACTTCGATGCAGCGGCTACAATTCTGAGTGGCTTGACGGCCAGCGCTGATTATACGGCTACGATGACGGGTTTAATTCCTAACTTTAACCGTGTTGGTAAAGGAGGAATATTGACGCCAGCCATGTGGGTTCGCAATATCAATACAATGAAAGCCCGGAATATACTGGTCAATACGCGTGTGAACGCCATGACAGCTGCTCAATGGGCCGAAATTCTGACGCTTACGAATAATGGTGTGCAGGCTTCTGATCTTGTCTTTACGGGTCGTTCCAATGCCGCCGGTGACTTCCTGTCTCCAACGGCTGGTACTGTTTCCGGGAAAACAACGGGTGCGAACAACACCTATAAAATCTCCGAACGGTTGATTCAGGATTTCAAAACGGGTGACCTTCGCCTGTCTAATAATTTCCAGCAAAGAGCCTCGGCATACATCGGGGAAACCTCACGGGGTAATGCGTTCTTTACCCGATGGAACCTGGTTAACCGGGGAGCGTCTGGTTCAGAAGGATTGGCCTCTGTTATTTCGTACTCAAACACGAATGCAGGCGGTTATGAATTATTCCTGGCAAGTTCGTACGAAGAAAACCAGTTGATGAAAGCAGAAGCGCTGATCTATACCAGTAAGATTGAGGAAGGTCTTGCCCTGATCGATGAGGTTCGCAAGGCACAGGGAGCCGGTCTGGCTGTCGTTACCGGAAAAAACCTGACGCTGGATGCGGCTAAAGAAGAACTACGTCGCGAACGTCGTATCGGTTTACTGTTCCGCGCCCTTTCATTCTACGATGCCCGTCGTTGGGGATTGCTTGAAACAGGCCGAAAAGGAGCTGTTGCGCTTAGCCGCACGGGGGTCGTTAGTACAAACGCAACCATCACCTACGGCTATCTGGATTACTGGGATGTACCGGATAACGAAATCGTCTATAATCCACCAACCAGCGGAAGCGCACCGACAAAAAATCCCAAAACCAATTAA
- a CDS encoding 30S ribosomal protein S16 — protein MAVKIRLSRRGRKRMAIYDIVVAESTSPRDGRFIEKIGSYNPNTDPSTVVLKSERAVHWLLVGAQPTDTARSVLSHEGIMYRKHLQVGVNKGAITQEQADEKFTTWKDDKENRKAGSADTKTQTKEQARAARLEAERKVNEARAEAIAKKNKVEEPVAEAPAVEAAVEEAPATEAAAPEETPVADAPAAE, from the coding sequence ATGGCTGTTAAAATCCGTTTATCGCGTCGTGGACGCAAAAGAATGGCGATATACGACATCGTCGTGGCAGAATCAACTTCGCCCCGTGATGGCCGGTTCATCGAGAAAATCGGTTCGTATAATCCCAACACAGACCCTTCGACGGTTGTATTGAAGTCGGAGCGGGCCGTACATTGGCTCTTAGTTGGTGCTCAACCGACCGATACCGCCCGTTCGGTATTGTCGCATGAAGGCATCATGTATCGCAAACACCTGCAGGTAGGCGTTAACAAAGGCGCTATCACGCAGGAACAGGCTGATGAGAAATTCACAACCTGGAAAGATGATAAAGAGAATCGTAAAGCAGGTTCGGCCGATACCAAAACGCAAACCAAAGAGCAGGCTCGTGCCGCGCGTCTGGAAGCTGAGCGTAAGGTAAATGAAGCGCGTGCTGAAGCGATCGCTAAGAAAAACAAAGTGGAAGAACCTGTTGCCGAAGCACCTGCTGTAGAAGCAGCCGTTGAAGAGGCTCCAGCTACGGAAGCTGCTGCACCAGAAGAAACTCCCGTTGCAGACGCTCCTGCTGCGGAATAG
- the rimM gene encoding ribosome maturation factor RimM (Essential for efficient processing of 16S rRNA), whose protein sequence is MTKDDCYQVGHITKTHGVSGELVLYLDVDNASEYADLESVLLEVKGDLIPYFIESIAIVKGSRAIIAFEDVDTIEQAERLINCGAYLPLDELEPITDETRFYFHEIVGYQVVDAQEGPLGTVRGVYAMNAQDLIAMDYLGKEVLIPINSDIVKTVDRANQKLNVALPDGLLAIYMEEDSKEKPEVNGDEDDTDED, encoded by the coding sequence ATGACTAAGGACGATTGCTATCAGGTAGGCCATATCACCAAGACGCATGGCGTAAGTGGTGAACTGGTTCTTTATTTAGACGTTGATAACGCCAGTGAGTATGCCGATCTGGAATCGGTACTGTTGGAGGTGAAAGGCGACTTGATCCCGTATTTCATCGAATCCATCGCTATCGTGAAAGGTAGCCGGGCAATTATTGCCTTTGAGGACGTTGATACCATCGAACAGGCCGAACGACTGATCAATTGCGGTGCTTATTTACCGCTCGATGAACTGGAACCGATTACGGATGAAACCCGATTCTATTTCCATGAGATTGTCGGCTATCAGGTAGTCGATGCACAGGAAGGACCTTTAGGCACAGTTCGTGGTGTGTATGCCATGAATGCACAGGATCTGATCGCCATGGATTATCTCGGTAAAGAGGTTCTGATTCCCATCAATAGCGATATTGTGAAAACGGTAGACCGGGCTAATCAGAAGCTGAATGTTGCCCTACCGGATGGTTTGTTGGCGATCTACATGGAAGAGGACAGCAAAGAAAAGCCAGAAGTTAATGGCGACGAGGACGATACCGATGAGGATTGA
- the trmD gene encoding tRNA (guanosine(37)-N1)-methyltransferase TrmD produces the protein MRIDIITCLPRLLDSFFAHSILQRAQQGGYVEVVAHDLRDFTADKHRRVDDYAFGGGAGMVMQIEPIARCIRSLQAERTYDELIYMTPDGERLNQQTANSLSLRQNLIILCGHYKGVDERVRELFITKEISIGDYVLSGGELAAAVLSDAIIRLLPGVLNDETSALTDSFQDNLLAPPVYTRPAEFEGHRVPDILLSGHEAKIDEWRYEQALERTRMRRPDLLE, from the coding sequence ATGAGGATTGATATTATTACCTGTTTGCCCCGATTATTGGACAGCTTTTTTGCGCATTCCATTCTTCAGCGGGCGCAACAGGGTGGTTATGTGGAGGTTGTCGCGCATGATCTGCGTGACTTTACGGCCGATAAACATCGGCGGGTAGACGATTATGCCTTTGGCGGAGGAGCCGGTATGGTGATGCAGATCGAGCCGATTGCCCGCTGCATCCGGTCTTTGCAGGCCGAACGTACCTACGACGAGCTTATTTACATGACGCCTGATGGTGAACGTCTGAATCAGCAAACGGCTAATTCGCTTTCGTTACGTCAGAATTTAATTATCCTCTGCGGACATTACAAAGGGGTCGATGAGCGCGTTCGTGAGTTATTTATTACCAAAGAAATCAGCATTGGCGATTATGTGCTATCGGGTGGTGAACTGGCAGCGGCTGTGCTTTCCGACGCTATAATCCGGTTATTGCCTGGCGTGCTTAATGATGAAACATCGGCTTTAACGGACTCCTTTCAGGATAATTTACTGGCTCCTCCGGTCTACACCCGCCCGGCCGAATTTGAAGGCCATCGCGTACCTGATATTCTGTTATCGGGCCACGAAGCCAAAATTGACGAGTGGCGGTATGAACAGGCACTGGAACGAACACGGATGCGGAGACCCGATTTGCTGGAGTAG